One genomic segment of Desulfomicrobium sp. ZS1 includes these proteins:
- a CDS encoding Smr/MutS family protein — protein sequence MHNPFKSLDKDPSLRSRLKKKARRGTIAPSAAADRGATVREHESEEELFLHAFSDVEPLSRGGRDIAGAPRPKEVVPAPPPSFARLLEENIEFEMEYTHEFITGQIRGLDAKIFRKLKSGEFSMQGHLDLHGMNTDQAKIAVIDFLRRSYMEGKRCVLLIPGRGRNSPLGQGVLRQELTNWLTQAPLKRIVLAFTTALPKHGGSGAVYLLLRQVRKDQGKIVWENIFTDLDG from the coding sequence ATGCATAATCCATTCAAATCACTTGATAAAGACCCATCTCTGCGATCCCGGCTGAAAAAAAAGGCCCGCCGCGGAACAATCGCGCCGTCCGCAGCTGCGGATCGTGGCGCCACCGTGCGGGAACACGAGTCCGAGGAAGAGCTGTTTTTGCATGCCTTTTCCGACGTGGAGCCCTTGTCTAGGGGCGGCCGCGACATTGCCGGAGCGCCCAGGCCCAAGGAAGTCGTTCCGGCGCCACCGCCGTCTTTCGCCCGGCTGCTGGAAGAAAATATCGAATTCGAAATGGAGTACACCCACGAATTCATCACCGGCCAAATCCGCGGACTGGACGCCAAGATCTTTCGCAAGCTCAAAAGCGGGGAATTCAGCATGCAGGGGCATCTCGACCTGCATGGCATGAATACGGACCAGGCCAAGATCGCGGTGATTGACTTTTTGCGGCGCAGCTACATGGAAGGCAAGCGCTGCGTGCTCCTGATCCCTGGCCGGGGGCGCAACTCCCCCCTCGGCCAGGGGGTGCTGCGGCAGGAACTGACCAACTGGCTGACCCAGGCTCCGCTGAAGCGCATCGTCCTGGCCTTCACCACCGCCCTGCCCAAGCACGGCGGAAGCGGAGCGGTCTACCTGCTGCTGCGCCAGGTGCGCAAGGACCAGGGCAAGATCGTCTGGGAAAATATCTTTACCGACCTTGACGGCTGA
- a CDS encoding response regulator, translating to MSTPPQEKDRFRFLVVEPDEDLAREMMIVLERLDVQVDHVRGHLRALALSEDTEYNCLLVASRGIDISGLELCALVRAREARRSLPPVYIVLVGPEEDQVTVFTSSDDIDDYMLGTWMDLELEWKIKRGLRSMSLRREFGASRLLDAETGLMTPEGLRTFLHEEVNRIGRREGWLSMSILSVPGLGGLRVSYGEVWLEWFKGGIWSSLRRQLRNYDRLASMNNGFLCLISPDLNEEGTRFLLARLASVISEYQFQENTEPSTHVSLAARYLCVRVRGDYRQFGRTGDVLWGWLCEKMAEPMSLGIMGYTGTVDLNLQVAQTLFPKD from the coding sequence ATGAGTACACCCCCTCAGGAAAAAGATCGGTTTCGATTCCTGGTCGTTGAACCGGATGAGGATCTCGCACGGGAAATGATGATCGTGCTTGAGCGGCTCGATGTGCAGGTCGACCATGTGCGCGGACACCTGAGGGCCTTGGCCCTGAGCGAGGATACCGAGTACAATTGCCTGCTGGTAGCATCCCGCGGCATCGACATCTCGGGACTGGAGTTATGCGCCCTGGTGCGTGCCAGGGAGGCCCGGCGTTCTCTGCCCCCCGTCTATATCGTCCTGGTTGGTCCCGAAGAGGACCAAGTCACTGTTTTCACCAGCTCCGACGACATCGACGACTATATGCTCGGGACGTGGATGGATCTGGAGCTCGAGTGGAAGATCAAGCGCGGCCTGCGATCCATGTCACTGCGCCGCGAGTTCGGGGCCTCCCGGCTTCTGGACGCGGAGACCGGCCTTATGACCCCGGAAGGGTTGCGCACCTTCCTGCATGAGGAGGTCAACCGCATCGGCCGCCGTGAGGGCTGGCTTTCCATGAGCATCCTTTCCGTGCCCGGCCTTGGCGGCCTGCGAGTCAGCTACGGGGAAGTCTGGCTGGAATGGTTCAAGGGCGGGATATGGTCTTCCCTCAGGAGGCAGCTGCGCAATTATGACCGTCTGGCATCCATGAATAACGGTTTTCTATGCCTCATTTCTCCCGACCTCAATGAGGAGGGAACGCGTTTTTTGTTGGCGCGTCTGGCTTCGGTCATCAGCGAGTATCAATTTCAGGAAAATACGGAACCATCCACGCATGTATCGCTTGCGGCGCGGTATCTGTGCGTGCGCGTGCGCGGGGATTACAGGCAGTTCGGACGAACCGGAGATGTGCTGTGGGGCTGGCTGTGCGAGAAAATGGCGGAGCCCATGTCCCTTGGAATCATGGGCTATACCGGCACCGTGGACCTCAATCTTCAGGTCGCGCAGACTCTCTTCCCGAAGGATTGA
- the ftsY gene encoding signal recognition particle-docking protein FtsY: MGFFSRIKKLWGADGEPQDATLPQQTPAHTPDIDKGAVEAAPKNQEETPSPAPGEPKTVAGPGAGADTPAEDAEPRKEGGWRRLFGLGGKTEETQPAGEETPQKAPQSPPPAEMLFQEKPVAKDEPAPWQKSLQQALGEAEPRLSTWMIHILDGVTRRGDVLWERLRFLFAQLDVPAEEAQDFIRRFDKWLLDMDYDHVDEFRSELQYRMALALELEDEEDERNRLFLKLSAGLGKTREQLTMRIDQLLAMTGNYDDAFWEELEEILLMADVGVNATQELSKRLRPKLRQAGERDAATFKTLMKEELASVFIEPKTPKVPQPPEVVLMIGVNGAGKTTTIAKLAHRAQMQGRKVLVAAGDTFRAAAIEQLQVWSKRVGAGFYAKAHGSDPAAVAFEAVEYAMKEGYDLVFVDTAGRLQTKHNLMEELKKINRVLGKKLEGAPHRTILVLDSTTGQNALSQVKLFSQASPVDEIVLTKLDGTAKGGIIVAIALEFKIPISFVGLGEKMEDLRPFSGQEFASALFD; this comes from the coding sequence ATGGGCTTTTTCTCACGCATAAAAAAACTCTGGGGAGCGGACGGCGAACCCCAGGACGCGACGTTGCCGCAGCAGACGCCGGCTCACACCCCTGACATCGACAAAGGCGCTGTCGAAGCAGCCCCGAAAAACCAGGAAGAAACTCCTTCTCCCGCACCGGGAGAGCCCAAGACTGTGGCCGGGCCCGGCGCAGGAGCAGATACGCCCGCCGAGGATGCTGAGCCGCGCAAGGAAGGCGGATGGCGCAGGCTGTTTGGACTAGGCGGTAAAACCGAAGAAACGCAGCCCGCAGGAGAAGAGACGCCGCAGAAAGCGCCGCAATCACCGCCTCCTGCCGAAATGCTTTTCCAGGAAAAACCGGTCGCCAAGGATGAGCCTGCCCCATGGCAGAAATCACTGCAGCAGGCCCTGGGTGAAGCGGAACCCAGACTCTCGACCTGGATGATCCACATCCTGGACGGAGTGACCAGACGCGGCGACGTATTGTGGGAGAGGCTCAGATTTCTCTTTGCCCAGCTCGACGTGCCGGCCGAGGAAGCGCAGGATTTCATCCGCCGTTTCGACAAGTGGCTCCTGGACATGGACTACGACCATGTCGATGAATTCCGCTCCGAGCTGCAATACCGCATGGCGCTGGCTCTTGAACTCGAAGACGAGGAAGATGAGCGCAACCGGCTCTTCCTGAAGCTCTCCGCCGGTCTGGGCAAGACCCGCGAACAGCTCACCATGCGCATCGACCAGCTCCTGGCCATGACCGGCAATTACGACGACGCGTTCTGGGAAGAATTGGAAGAAATCCTGCTCATGGCCGACGTGGGCGTGAATGCCACCCAGGAACTTTCCAAACGCCTGCGGCCCAAGCTGCGTCAGGCCGGAGAAAGAGACGCGGCAACCTTCAAGACCCTCATGAAGGAAGAGCTGGCCTCGGTCTTCATCGAACCCAAGACTCCCAAAGTGCCCCAGCCCCCGGAAGTGGTGCTCATGATCGGCGTCAACGGCGCCGGCAAGACCACCACCATCGCCAAATTGGCCCACCGCGCCCAGATGCAGGGCCGCAAGGTCCTGGTTGCGGCCGGGGACACGTTCCGGGCAGCGGCCATCGAACAGTTACAGGTCTGGTCCAAGCGGGTCGGAGCCGGGTTCTACGCAAAAGCGCATGGCAGCGATCCGGCGGCGGTGGCCTTCGAGGCAGTGGAGTACGCCATGAAGGAGGGCTATGATCTGGTCTTCGTAGACACGGCCGGACGCCTGCAGACCAAGCACAATCTTATGGAAGAGCTGAAAAAAATTAACAGGGTCCTGGGCAAGAAGCTCGAAGGCGCCCCGCACCGGACCATCCTGGTGCTGGATTCGACCACCGGCCAGAACGCCCTGTCCCAGGTCAAGCTCTTTTCCCAGGCATCGCCCGTGGACGAGATCGTGCTGACCAAACTCGACGGGACAGCCAAAGGCGGGATCATCGTGGCCATCGCCCTGGAATTCAAGATCCCCATCAGCTTTGTGGGTCTCGGCGAAAAAATGGAAGACCTGCGCCCCTTCTCGGGCCAGGAATTCGCCAGCGCCCTTTTCGATTGA
- a CDS encoding DUF1499 domain-containing protein has protein sequence MKKSCLAILVCLGLASCSAAVGHGLENGRLRPCPSSPNCVSSEASDTDLAPFELSGEDGWERLRLAIVSQGGSIEREEAGYLHATFRSRLFGFVDDLECRLDGSTIQVRSASRLGWWDMGANRRRVELLRKTMAAETLK, from the coding sequence ATGAAAAAGTCGTGTCTGGCGATCCTGGTCTGCCTTGGCCTTGCCTCCTGCTCCGCGGCGGTCGGTCACGGCCTTGAGAACGGCCGCCTGCGGCCATGTCCGTCATCACCCAACTGCGTCTCCTCCGAAGCCTCCGACACCGACCTTGCGCCGTTCGAACTGTCGGGCGAAGATGGCTGGGAACGTCTGCGGCTGGCCATAGTCTCCCAGGGCGGGAGCATCGAGCGCGAGGAGGCCGGGTATCTGCATGCGACCTTTCGCTCCCGGCTCTTCGGTTTTGTGGATGATCTGGAGTGCAGGCTGGATGGGAGCACCATCCAAGTCCGCTCGGCGTCTCGGCTTGGCTGGTGGGACATGGGGGCGAATCGACGCAGGGTGGAGTTGCTGCGCAAGACCATGGCCGCAGAGACTCTGAAGTAG